TGAAGGCGACGAAGGTGGCGTTGGGCAAGGCGTCGCGCAGATGCTGGGCATAACCCACCTGATAGACGGCGTGCGGCTCCGCCGCCCGCTGGACCTTATCGTCATTGGCGGCGGCTTTCGGGGCTTTCAGGGTCTTGAGCTTGGCCTCAAAGCCATACTGGGTGCGATGAGCCTCGTCGGCGATGACCACGATATTGCGGCGGTCGGACAGCATGGGGAAGCTGTCTTCGTCCTCGCCGGGCATGAACTTCTGGATGGTGGCGAACACGATGCCGCCGGAAGGCCGGTTGGCCAGCTTGGCGCGCAGGTCCTGGCGTGTGGCCACCTGTACCGGCTGCTCGCGCAGCAGGTCCTGCGCCAGCGAGAACACGCCAAACAGCTGGCCGTCCAGGTCGTTGCGGTCGGTAATCACCACGATGGTCGGGTTTTCCATGGCGGCGTCCTGCATCACCCGCGCGGCGAAACAGGTCATGGTGATGCTCTTGCCGCTGCCCTGGGTATGCCACACCACGCCGCCCTTGTGGCTGCCGCCGGGGCGCGACGACGCCACCACCTGCTGAATGGCGGCGCGCACCGCGTGAAACTGGTGGTAGCCGGCAATCTTCTTCACCAGCTTGCCGTCATCCTCAAACAGCACGAAGAAGCGCAGATAGTCGAGCAGATAAGCCGGCGCCAGCACGCCGCGCACCAGGGTTTCCAGTTCGTTGAACTGCCCCAGCGGGTCCAGCGTGACGCCATCGATGGTGCGCCACTGCATGTAGCGCTCGGCATTGGCCGACAGCGAACCCATGCGGGCTTCGGAACCATCGGCAATCACCAGGATTTCGTTGTACTGGAAAACGTCCGGTATCTGCTCCTTGTAGGTTTGAATCTGCTCGTAGGCTTTCCAGATATCGGCGTTTTCATCCGCCGGGTTCTTCAGCTCCAGCAGCGCCAGCGGCAAGCCATTCACAAACAGGATGATGTCCGGACGGCGGCTGTGGCGCGGCCCCTTGATGGCGAATTGGTTCACCGCCAGCCATTCGTTGGCGGACGGATTGGCCCAGTCGATGAGGCGCACAAAGTCGCCGCGGGTTTCGCCGTCTTTCCGCACCTCCACCGGCACTCCGCCCACCAGCAACTGGTGGAAACGACGGTTGGCGGACAACAAGGCCGGAATGCCCAGCTCCTGCATCTGGCGCAGCGCATCCTCGCGCGCCGCCAACGGAATGCCCGGATTGAGCCGGGCAATCGCGCTACGCAACCGCTCCAGCAGCAATACCTGACGGTAATCGGCCCGCTCGCAATCAGCGCCTTCCGGCGCCAGGTCCGGGCCGAACAGACGGGTGTAGCCGACATCTTCCAGCCAGCCTAGGGTTTCCTGCTCCAGTTGGTCTTCAGTCATGGTGTTCTCAGGCGATGAGCGCTTCCGCTTCGGGCAGACGTAGTTGGCCGGAAATCAGGCGGGGAAGTAGCGTGTCGCGCAGGCTGGCAAGAGTTTGGGCTTGCTGCTGACTATCGGCAACCTTTGCAAGCAGCGGCGCAATAACCTTATGGAATGCGGACATTACTGCATCAGTTGGCACAATACAGTTCAAACCAGCTACGACTTCCGGACGTACCGCCGGATACGCGGCGCCGTCCGCCACATGCGCTAGATGTTCAATGCTGAAGTCTGCTGTCGCGGCAAGATAGACAAATTCGGTATTTTGAGCACACTTTGGCCGGAGCACAGCAAAACCGGTACTTGCTGTCAAATTGCTGGCTGGCTGATGGATGAAAGCAAACGAGCGGTTACCTGGGCGCACCGTGCCGACAATCGTATCTCCATCACGCAATACCCGACGGGCACGACTTGGTGCCTCATCAAATGGATATTCGGTAATGGCCGCGATTTCATTTTCTTTGGCATTGGCTAGGTCGATATAAGCCACGGAATCGGGATGCTTCTTCGCCGTCCATGATTCGGGATTGAGCGTAGACAAATCGGTCAGCGAACCCGCACGCCACCCCCTCGGCACCAAGCCCAGCTCCGACTCCTCAAACCCATCCGGAAACAGCGCCGCCGTGGCATCAATCATGCCCTCCGGGGCGCGGCCTTCCATTTTGGCGCGCACGGGGTCGAAATCGACAAACCAGGACTTGAACAAGGCTTGGGCGATGGCTTCCAGCGTGGCGTTGGTTTCGCGCAGTAGGGTGATGCGGTCGTCGAGTGTGCTTAGATACTCAGCTATCACTCGTTGCTCTTTCAAAGGTGGCACGGGGATAGAAAGAGACTTCAAAACAGAGAGGTTAATAAGTGGAATCGTGGAGCCTGTATTCCGACTCTGAATGGTCTGCACCATCGCTGGCGAAGCAAACCAGTAAAAAGCGAAAGTAGGGTCAATTTTTTCACTATCGAGCCTTGCTCTTAACTGCTTATTCGAAATGATATATTTCTGGTACTTAGCGTCTTTGGGAATGATTCCAACCTGTCCAATCGTACCCGCTGCTGTAAAAATCAGGTCACCTGCAACCGCTTCGCATGCCGTGAATTCTTTGGCTTTCTCTTCAGTCAGAAAAACAAACCCATTATCGTTGAACCTGTCCATTCCTGTCGTTAGGTTATTACCTCGGATGACAGGTACACCAGACTCGACAAAGAATCTCTTACCAATATTGGAACCAAACGGGCCAGAAACAACAGACCGACCAACCGCCTTCACATCATCAAGAATCGACCAATACCACCCATTTGGCAGTTCAGAGTCAAAACTCATACCCCAGCCCCCCCAGCTTCAGTCGAATCAAGGCATCCAGTTCTGCCCCCTTGGCCATCTGCTCGCCCAGCTTCTCGGTGAGTTGCTGCATCTTGTCGGCAAAGGCGTCGTCATCATCTTCCACTTCTTCCGCGCCGACATAGCGGCCCGGCGTCAGCACATGGCCATGCTCGGCAATCTCGGCAAGTTTGACGCTGCGGCAGTAGCCGGGGATGTCTTGATACTCGCCAGCCTCGGCCTCGCCACGCCAGGCGGCGACGGTCTGGGCGATGCGCTCTATCGTGTTGTCGGTCAGCTCGGCCTGCACCCGCGAAATCATCGTCCCCAGCTTGCGCGCGTCGATGAACAACACTTCACCCTGGCGGGCGGTTTTCTGCTTGGACAGGAACCACAGGCAGGCGGGAATCTGGGTGTTGAAGAACAGCTGGCCGGGCAAGGCAATCATCACTTCCACCACGTCGGCGTCCACCATGGCGGCGCGGATGGCGCCTTCGTTGTTCTGGCTGGAGGACATGCTGCCATTGGCCAGTACGATGCCGGCGCGGCCATTTTGCTTGAGGTGGTGCAGCATGTGCTGCAGCCAGGCGTAGTTGGCGTTGCCCTGCGGCGGCGTGCCGTACTCCCAGCGCGGGTCGCCTTCCAGGCTGCCGTGCCACCAGTCGCTGATATTGAACGGCGGGTTGGCCAGGATGAAGTCGGCGCGCAGGTCCGGGTGCTGGTTGCGGGTGAAGGTGTCGCCGGGTTCGCGGCCCAGGTTGTAGTCTATGCCGCGAATGGCCAGGTTCATCGCCGCCAGACGCCAGGTGGTGGGGTTGGATTCCTGGCCGTAGATGGAGACGTCGCCCAGCTTGCCGCCGTGCGCCTCGATGAACTTTTCCGACTGCACGAACATGCCGCCGGAGCCGCAGCAGGGGTCATACACCTTGCCGTGGTGCGGCGCCAGCACGGCCACCAGGGTCTTGACGATGGAGGCAGGGGTGTAGAACTGGCCGCCCTTCTTGCCCTCGGCGCTGGCGAACTGGCCGAGGAAGTATTCGTAGACTTGGCCCAGCACGTCGCGCGCCTGGCTGGCGTCCTCGCCAAAACCAATCGTGGATATCAAATCCACCAGCTCGCCCAGCTTGCCATCCGGCAATTGGGCGCGCGCGTAGCGCTTGTCCAGAATGCCCTTGAGTTTGGGGTTTTCGCCCTCGATTTCGGCCAGCGCATTATCCACCCGCTTGCCGATGTCGGTTTGCTTGGCCGCGGCGCGCAAGTTTTCCCAACGGGACGCTTCCGGCACCCAGAAGACGTTCACCGCCGTGTAGTAGTCGCGGTCGTCCAGCTCTTCCGCCAGCAGCTCATCATCGCAATCGTGCAGGAAGTATTCGTCGCTTTCGTCGGCGAAACGCTTCTTCAGTTCGGCCTGCCGGGCGGCGAAGGTGTCGGAGATGTACTTGAGGAAGATAAGGCCAAGGACGAGGTGCTTGTATTCGGCGGCATCCATATTGGCGCGCAGCTTGTCAGCCGCGGCCCAGAGGGTTTTCTTGATATCGTCAAGCATGGGTATGGGTATTTCCGTTCAAAAATCGCAGGAACACGCGGCGCATGCCCGCATCAGCATTCAATAGGCCGCTATTTTACGCTATATGGGATTTCACCGGGCGACGGGATGCGAGGATGGCGCCTTGAGGCGTCCAGATGAAAGGCGAACGATATATTGCGCCTGACCTCCTCCCGCAAAAACGTAGCGGCGAAAAGTAGAGATTTCTGGCAAATTCAAACCCATCCGGGCAGGCGATTTGTCATGAAAAATCGAAGTTCACCAAAACAAATTGCCTTCGCGTTGCGCCAGGCCTCGGCACCACCGTCGCCGAGGCCTGCCTCAAGATAGGTGTCTCCGAAGCCACCTTCTACAACTGGAAGAAGAAATACGGCGGCCTGGGCGTCAGCGAACTACGCCGCCTGAAACAACTGGAAGAAGAGAATGCCCGCCTCAAGCGCATGGTCGCCGACCTGAGCCCGGACAAGCCGATGCTGCAGGAAGTCATCCAAAAAAAGCTGTGAGGCCGGCCCGCAAACGCGAGTTGGCCAACGTCCTGATCAACGCGTACCGCGTCAGCATCCGTCGCGCCACCGCAGTCATTCAACTGCGGCAAGCTACCTATTTTTATCGCTCTCACCCTCGAGGCGATCGTGCGGAGCGGCAGCGAATCCGCGAGATCGCCACGCGTATTCGTTATGGCGCGCGCCGCATCCACGCCCTGCTGCGGCGCGAGGGCTGGCAGATCAATCACAAGAAGGCCTACCGGATCTACTGCGAAGAAGGGCTGAACCTGCGGCGCAAACGGCCCAAGCGGCGAGTGGCGGCCGCGCACCGGCAAGCCCGGCCGGCGGTCTCCAGTTTGAATGCCTGCTGGAGCATGGATTTCGTGGCCGATCCGCTGTTCAACGGCCAGAAAATCCGGGCCTTGACTGTAGTGGATAATTTTCAACAGCGCCCCTTCACCACAACACGGCCCCACACAACAAGCCAAATTCCGACAAAATTAATGTGAAAAGTCAAACGACAATAAGGTCAATTACATTAGAAACACATACTATGTAGAATTTTGCCGCGCAAATTTTCTTAAACCTTCGCAATAAGAAAGTCATAAAATGCTGCAAAAACTGGAAAACGCCTATCTGGCGATTCTGCGCTTCGTCACCCTTCTGGTTGCCGGCGCTCTGCTGATCGCCGCGGTCGTAATGGCCATCAACTCGCTGCGCGGCGGCGCCAATGAGCCTGAGCAGGCCAAGCTGGAACCCAAGGTCAGCGCGGAGCAGATTCTACAGGCCATCTCGCCGGAGGCATCGCCCAACAAGGACGCAGCCAAGAAAGAACCTGAAACCGCGGACCCGCTTGCCCACGACTATCAACGGACCGCGAAAGCCATCAGCCGCTTTATCGACAAGACCCATCCTGGACTCGGCCCTCTGGATCAGGACAGCCTGCTGGGCGCGCTGCACTCCCGCAGCGAAGCGCTGAAGAAGCCCGAGCACGCGCCTGCCTTCGTCAAAGGCATGGCAGACACCATGGAGAAGCTGTTCGCCGCCCCGGCTGCGGCCAAGGCGGTGAAGGCACAGGATCCGTTCGATTTCATCAATGGCGCGCTGGATCATTACACCGAGCAATTTGAAAACCAGGCGGACGCCATTGAAGTGAAAAATGCCGAACGCATGGCGAACTACCAGCAAGAGCAAGCCGACAGCGCCAAAAATCTTTATTTCGCCGCCGCCTGCTTCGGCGCCTTTCTGCTGATCGTATTCCAGTCCATCATCATCCGCATCGAACGCAATCTGCGCTGCCTGGAAAGGCTGCCCAAGCCTGCGGAAGAGGAAAAGCGCGAGGGAAAGAATCTGTCTCCCGCCGCCAGCCAAGCCTGATGGATGCAACGTCCTCTTGAGGCCAGCGCGCCCATGCGCAATGGACGCGCTACGGATGGCCGACAAGCCTTGACCCGCCAGGGAGAGGTTTGAAAACCCATGCCAGTGGGCAATGAAAAGGGCGGCCTGAAGCCGCCCTTTTCATTCTTCCGGCCGCCGGCCGGTTACCGCTCAACGTCGCCTGCCCGCCTGCCATAGCACATCCGGCACGCCGCTTTCGCGATTAAGATAACGCGCCAGCACGAACAGAAAATCGGACAGCCGGTTCAGATAGCGGCGCAGCGCCTGGGAAACCTCATCCTCCCGGGCCAGCGCCACGACGGAGCGTTCGGCCCTCCGGCAGACCGAACGCGCCTGATGCGCCAGCGCCGCGCCGCGCGAACCGCCCGGCAGGATGAACTCCTTGAGCGGCCCCAACTCCTCGTTCATGAAGGAAACCAAGCCCTCCAACGCCTGCACGTGGCTATCGGCGATGGCGCCATAGCCGGGGACGGCGAGCTCGGAACCCAAGTCGAACAAGTCATGCTGAATCTCGGCCAGCCACTCCGCCATAGGCTTAGGCGGCGCTTCCGCCAGCAAAACGCCGATCACGGAATTGAGCTCGTCGACATCGCCCAGAGCTTGGATGCGGACGCAATCCTTGGCTACGCGGCTGCCGTCGCCCAAACCGGTAGAACCGTCGTCTCCGGTCCGAGTGACAATGGCGGACAAACGATCACTCATTTCCGCCCTCCTCCGGTTTGCGCACGCCACCGTTGTCGCTCAGCGCCTGGCGCAGGCTTTCCTTCAAGGCGTCGCCAAACAGCATCTCGTAGTCCTCTTTCAACTGATGCATCATGCCGGAAAGCATCTGCTTGGCCTGCACCTCTATCGCGTCTTGCAGCCACAACGATAGTTCTACCTTCATCCGCGGCAGCATCTGCTCATACAAAGAATTGAACAGCGCCTGCTCATCCAGGCCGCCTTGCGGCGACGGCTTGCCTCCGGCCGCGGCGGACGACATGGCCGCCACCTTCAACACCGAGACTTCTGCGGTCGCATCGTTCTGCATCCGGGAGGTCTGAGGCTCCGCCAATGCCTGCGGCTCGGGTTGCGTCGCCGCCGGAGTCGACACGCCTCGACCCAACAGCCCGGACAACGCCGGCAAATCCTCGTCCTCCAGCGGAGCAGGCTGCGGCACCGCATCGTACAAGTCTTGCACCACGTCATCGACAGCCATCGGCTGCGGCCCTACCGCCACATCGTCCTGCTCAGCGAACGATGCCGCCGCCTCTTCCCGAATGCCGGAATCCGCATCGACATCGGGCTCAGGCTCTGCTTCCGACACAACCGGAAGCGCTCCCGACTCCGGACTGGACTCGACTGCGTCCGCCGTCAATGGCGGCAGTCCGGTCATCGCCTCTTCTTCGACAAACGACTCGGCAAGCTCTTCGGAAAACGCCGACTCTCCTTCCGCTGCCGCATCCCCATCCGCCCCAGACGCAAACCCGCTCGCCGGCGCCTCCTCTGGCTCCCCGTCCAGACTCGGCGCAAGCGCGCCTTCCAATTCGACAGATGGCGCCTCAGCCACTTCCGGCTGCGGCACAGACTCGCCATCCGTCAACATGTTGGCATCCGCGTCGACCACAGGCTCCGGCTGAAGCGCCGGCCCGATCGGGAAGTCCTCCCTCTCCGGCATAGGCTCAACCACGGCCTCCGGCGCGATGAAAACCTCTTCCGCCAATGGCAAAGACTCGGCTGCGGCCTCCTCTTCGGCGACCGACATGGCAGCCTCGCCCTCCGACGATGCCAATTCGCCTTCCGCGAGACTGCCGAAATGCTCGCCCGCTCCCAGCCCGATGTCGATTTCAAGACCAGCCTCAGCCCTCTGCGCAGCCTCGTCTTCCAATTCGGCCGACGGCGCAGCGACCTCTTCCACTGGCGGCACGGACTCGCTCTCCGTCAGCATGCTGAAATCTGCGTCAACAACAGGTTCCGGCTCCGACGCAACCGGGAATGCCCCAATCCCCGGCTCAAGCTCGATGATGGGATCAGATTCGACAGACGACACGGGGGCCTCTTCCCCCTGCGGCCCCGGCTCGCCCTCCATCAACACACTGAAATCGCCGTCAACCGTCGAAGCTGGATCAAGCTCCGGCATTGCAGGGAGAGTCTCGATCTCCAGCGCAGCCTCGACCTCTTCCGCCTGCGCCGACTCTCCCGCCTCTGCCGCAGGCTCGATCCCATCCGCCGGCAAAACAGGCGCGCCCCCCGGCAACTCTCGGGGCTCCGCCACCCTTTCCGGCTCGACGAACCGCCCGGCCGAGGCCCGCTCCGCCGATGCGTGGAGGTCGATGTCAGCCGCAAGCTCCGGCGCCATCCCGTCAAGCTCGGCATCGATGCAGCCCGGCATATCTGTCTGTTCCGGCACCGGCTCCGCACTGCCTAATGGCGGCCCGGGCTCGATCAACGGCATATCGGGATCCACCGGAAGCTCCGCCTCGGCAACGCCTTTCGCCTGTTCAGCCGCCCCCTCTGCCATGGACTCGGCGCAGATATCGGGCACTGTCGGCATGGCGGCTTCGTCCACCAGCGGCGACTCCGCCGCCAGTTCGGCGTATAGCTGGGCCTCCGCATGCTCCATGCCCGACGCCTCGGACAAATCATTCAGGACCGCGCCCACTGCCGTCTCCTGCGACGCCTGAGCAGTGGCCGGCGTCTCTTCGGCCGAAGACTGGACTGATTCCGGCGGCGTCATGCCAAAGGCTTCCGCCTCGGCGCGATTGGCCGCAGCCTGCTTGGCCCGTTCCTCGGCCAGCACGCGCTCCGCCTCGGCGATCATCTCCTTGACCGTCGGTTTCGGAGGCTCTGCGGGCGGTTGTTGCGACGGCAAATTGGACAGCCACTCCAGCCCGCTGGAGGGAGCGGGCTCTCTGCCGACGCCGCCGCCGAGCACGCCGCTGGGCAGGCTGTCCAGGGAAATGGAAGTAAAGCCGGCCGACTCGGATTCGGTGGACGCGGCCTGCGGCTCAGGCTGCTCGGCGACCTCGGCGGAGCCCCCCGAAGAAGCGGCCATCTCGCTATCCGTCGGCTCGCTCGCCGGCAGACTGGACTCGAACGTCGCCGCCGGCCCCACGCTCTCAGTCAAAAGCGGGGAAGGCGACTCCGGCGCCAGTTCGCTGGCCGCCTCCACCACATCGCCCCAGCTGATCTCTGCCCCGGTTTCCGCAGCCGGCTCCGGCACCTCCTGCGGCGTTTCTTCCCGGACTTGCAACTCGGCTCGCGCCATCAGCGCCGCCAAACCATCGGCTTCCCCGGCTTGCGGCTCGGCGCGCGGCTCCAGCACGAAATCCAGGCCCTCCGCACCGGCCAGCGAGTCGGCATCAGACAATTCCAGCGACGGCAAATTGCTGAAGTCGAGGCCGCCGGCCGCATCCGCGGAGGAATCCGCCGGTTTGGACGTCGCCAGCAACTCGTCCAGCGTCAGCTCGGGAATTTCCAGCTCGGGCTCTGCGCCGCCTTCGTGCTCCAGCTGCGCGGCCAGCGTATCCAATTCGGATGAGAAATCGAATTCGGGAACCTCGACAGGCGCTTCCGCCTCAGCCTCCTCGGCCAAGGTCGGCACCGCCTGCTCCTCCACCACTTCAGTCAGGATCGGCAGATTGAGGCCGCTCCAATCAGGCTCGCCGGCTTTCTGCGACTCAGTCATGGCGTTTGGCTCATGTCGTGATGTTCGATCTCGCAGCCCTGCTCGCGGTAGGCGCGAAAGCGCTCGCGAGCGGTGGACAGCGACTCGGGGTCGCGCCCCACTATTTCCAGAATGCGCTCAAACCTGCCGATTTCATAGGGCAAATGCGGCCCCAGGTTCAACAGGACGGGATGGGACAAGCCGTCCGGCAGGCTTGCGGCAAGCCATACCGGGGTCTCAGCCGCCTCCGGCGCCCCGAGCCGGCAATGCGGCACGAAGCGGGTATCGCCGAAACTCCACAAGCGGTTGCTGAACACCTCCACGCTGCGCTCGCTCTCCAGCCAGATCAGCAACCGTTCCTTCTTGCGCTGCACCGTGTCCGCCAACCGGCAGGCAAAGGCCTGCGGGTCGGAGACATTGGTATAAAAATCAATCTTGGTCATCTTCCGCCACTTCGGGCGCTTCGCGGCGCGGGCGGCCGCGGCGAACCACGTTGCCCAGCGCGATGTCGGCGCGGTCTTGCAAGAACTGAACCAGGAGCGGCACGGGACGCGCGGTGGCGCCCTTGTCCTTGCCGCCCTTCCAGGCAGTGCCGGCGATGTCCAGGTGAGCCCAATCGTATGCCTTGGCGAAACGCGACAGGAAGCAGGCCGCGGTGACGCTGCCGCCCGGGCGGCCGCCGATATTGGCCATATCGGCGAACGGACTCTTCAACTGCTCCTGATATTCATCCCACAGCGGCATGTGCCAAGCGCGGTCGGCGACTTCCTCGCCGGCGGCCAGCAGCTCGCGCGCCAGGCTGTCCTGATTGCTGTATAGGGCCGTGGCGATGTGGCCCAGCGCGATCACGCAGGCGCCGGTCAGCGTGGCTACGTCGATCACGGTGGCCGGGCCGAAACGCTCGGCGTAGGTCAGCGCGTCGCACAGGATCAGCCGGCCTTCGGCGTCGGTATTGAGAACTTCAATGGTCTGGCCGGACATCGAGGTGACGATGTCGCCCGGCTTCACCGCGTTGCCGGCCGGCATGTTCTCGCAGGTGGGAACGATGGCGATGATGTTGAGCGGCAGATTCATTTCCACCGCGGCGCGGAAGGCGCCCAGCACCGTGGCGGCGCCGCACATGTCGTACTTCATCTCGTCCATGCCTTCGCCCGGCTTCAGCGAGATGCCGCCGGAATCGAAAGTGATGCCCTTGCCCACCAACACGATGGGCCTGTCTTCCTTGTTTTTGGCGCCGCTGTGCTTCAGCACGATCAAGCGCGCCTCTTCCACGCTGCCCTTGGCGACGGACAGGAAAGAATGCATGCCCAATTCAGCGATCTCCGCCGGCCCCAGCAGCTCAGCCTCCGAACCGAAAGCCTCGGCCACCTTGCGCGCTTCCTCTGCCAGATAGCTCGGCGTGCAGACATTGCCCGGCAGATTGCCCAGATCCTTGGCCAGCCGCATGCCGTTGCCGATGGCCGTGCCTCGCTGCAGGCCCTTTTCGCCGTCGGCCAAATCGCTGCGGCGCGGCACGGCCAGCGTCAGCTTGCGCGGCTCTCGCACCGATTCGTCCTGCTTGCTCTTGAAGCGGTCGAAGCGATACAGCGCGTCCAGCGTCACCACGGCGGCTTGCTCCACCATCCACTCGACATCGTGCTTTTTGACGGTCAATTCGGACAGGTAGCTGACGGCCTCCGACGCCGAGGTCTGCGTCAGCGCCCTGACCGATGCGCGCACGGCTTCGCGATATTCCTTGGCGCGGAAATCCCTTTCCTTGCCCAGGCCAACCAGCATCACCCTGTCGCACAGGGTATGCGGCACCGAATGCAGCACCAGCGTGCTGCCCAGCTTTCCCTCCATGTCGCCGTGGCGGATCACGTCGCTGATGAAGCCGTTGGAAATGCGATCGAGCAAATCGGCGGCAAAAGTCAGCTTGCGCGATTCATACACGCCGACTATCACGCAGGCGACGCGCTGCTTCTCCGGGCTCCCGCTTTTTATGTTAAATTCCATAGGTACTCCGCTGTAGAACGAGTGTCGTCGCTCACCTCATGACGGCCGTCTAAGCTAGGGTCAGACGGACGGCTACGCCGCCGGTGAACGCAGGATTGTTGTATTGGTCCAAATTTGCCGGAATTGGCGCTTCAGAATTGTCTCATCGAATTATCACAATGCTTTTCACAAAAAGTCAAAAAGGCACTGAATAAATGGTTTTTCAAAAAAGCCTGACACGGGAATTGACTTTAACCGCGCTGGGCGTATTCATCGTGCTCCTCGCCATCATCGTTTCCACCCAGGCCATCAATCTGCTGGGGCGGGCGGCCGAGGGCCAGATCGCCAACGAGGCGGTAGCCGCGCTGATCGGTTTCTGGACATTGGGATTTTTCCCGGTGCTGATGATCCTGACCGTGTTCGTCAGCGTGCTGGTAGTGTTCACCCGCGCCTGGCGCGATCATGAAATGGTGGTCTGGCTGTCTTCCGGCCTGTCGCTGCGCGACTGGATCTGGCCGATCATGCGCTTTACCCTGCCGCTGGCCGTGCTGGTGGCGGGCGTCACCTTGTTCGTCGGCCCCTGGGCGGACCAGCGCAGCCAGGACTACGCGGAAATCATCAAGCGCCGCGAAGAGATCTCGGCGATTTCGCCCGGCGTGTTCAAAGAATCGGCATCGTCGAGCAAAGTGTATTTCATTGAAAATTATTCGGGTTTGCACAGCGCCGCCACCAATATTTTCATGCAGGACATGACTGAAGGAAAAGTCAGCACCATTTTCGCCAAGCGCGGTTATATCTCGATCAAACCCGACGGAGAGCGCGTGCTGGTATTGGAAGACGGCAAGCGTTATGTCGGCGAACCTGGCCAGGCGGATTACCAAATAGGCGAATTCAAGCGTTATACCGCGAGCCTGGGCGACAGCCAGGTGGCGACCGGTCCCGCCAGCAACCGGCAATCCATCCCCACCCGCGCGTTGATAGCAGGCAGCGGCAACCCGGAATATCGCGCGGAGCTGGCCTGGCGGCTATCCATGCCATTCAGCTGCATTTTCCTGGCGCTTCTGGCGCTGCCGCTGTCTTATTACAATCCGCGCAGCGGCCACACCTACAACCTGCTGTTCGCGCTGCTGGCCTTTTTCCTCTACCAGAACGGCCTGACCCTGACCCGCAACTGGGTGGGCCAGGACAAGGTGGGCGTCTGGGCCGTGGCCCTGGTGCATGCGCTGATGCTTGCGGCCGCGCTGCTGCTGCTCAAACACCGCGACCGGCCGCAAGCGCCGTTCTCCCAATCCATGCGCCTGATGTTCAGCAAAAAACGCTAAGCCTGCTTCGATGAAACTCATACACCGCTATATCGTCAGCACGCTGACCCAGTCCACGCTGTTCACCCTGCTGGCGCTGCTGGGCCTGTACGGCTTTTTCGACCTGCTGGGCGAAGTGCCGTCGCTGGGCACCGGCAGCTACACCGCAGGCGTGATGGCCACCTACGTGGCGCTGCTGATCCCAGGCCACGCCTATGAGCTGATGCCGTTGGCCGTGCTGATAGG
This genomic window from Chromobacterium phragmitis contains:
- a CDS encoding restriction endonuclease subunit S → MSFDSELPNGWYWSILDDVKAVGRSVVSGPFGSNIGKRFFVESGVPVIRGNNLTTGMDRFNDNGFVFLTEEKAKEFTACEAVAGDLIFTAAGTIGQVGIIPKDAKYQKYIISNKQLRARLDSEKIDPTFAFYWFASPAMVQTIQSRNTGSTIPLINLSVLKSLSIPVPPLKEQRVIAEYLSTLDDRITLLRETNATLEAIAQALFKSWFVDFDPVRAKMEGRAPEGMIDATAALFPDGFEESELGLVPRGWRAGSLTDLSTLNPESWTAKKHPDSVAYIDLANAKENEIAAITEYPFDEAPSRARRVLRDGDTIVGTVRPGNRSFAFIHQPASNLTASTGFAVLRPKCAQNTEFVYLAATADFSIEHLAHVADGAAYPAVRPEVVAGLNCIVPTDAVMSAFHKVIAPLLAKVADSQQQAQTLASLRDTLLPRLISGQLRLPEAEALIA
- a CDS encoding class I SAM-dependent DNA methyltransferase; the encoded protein is MLDDIKKTLWAAADKLRANMDAAEYKHLVLGLIFLKYISDTFAARQAELKKRFADESDEYFLHDCDDELLAEELDDRDYYTAVNVFWVPEASRWENLRAAAKQTDIGKRVDNALAEIEGENPKLKGILDKRYARAQLPDGKLGELVDLISTIGFGEDASQARDVLGQVYEYFLGQFASAEGKKGGQFYTPASIVKTLVAVLAPHHGKVYDPCCGSGGMFVQSEKFIEAHGGKLGDVSIYGQESNPTTWRLAAMNLAIRGIDYNLGREPGDTFTRNQHPDLRADFILANPPFNISDWWHGSLEGDPRWEYGTPPQGNANYAWLQHMLHHLKQNGRAGIVLANGSMSSSQNNEGAIRAAMVDADVVEVMIALPGQLFFNTQIPACLWFLSKQKTARQGEVLFIDARKLGTMISRVQAELTDNTIERIAQTVAAWRGEAEAGEYQDIPGYCRSVKLAEIAEHGHVLTPGRYVGAEEVEDDDDAFADKMQQLTEKLGEQMAKGAELDALIRLKLGGLGYEF
- a CDS encoding cob(I)yrinic acid a,c-diamide adenosyltransferase codes for the protein MSDRLSAIVTRTGDDGSTGLGDGSRVAKDCVRIQALGDVDELNSVIGVLLAEAPPKPMAEWLAEIQHDLFDLGSELAVPGYGAIADSHVQALEGLVSFMNEELGPLKEFILPGGSRGAALAHQARSVCRRAERSVVALAREDEVSQALRRYLNRLSDFLFVLARYLNRESGVPDVLWQAGRRR
- a CDS encoding DNA polymerase III subunit chi, with protein sequence MTKIDFYTNVSDPQAFACRLADTVQRKKERLLIWLESERSVEVFSNRLWSFGDTRFVPHCRLGAPEAAETPVWLAASLPDGLSHPVLLNLGPHLPYEIGRFERILEIVGRDPESLSTARERFRAYREQGCEIEHHDMSQTP
- a CDS encoding leucyl aminopeptidase, with the protein product MEFNIKSGSPEKQRVACVIVGVYESRKLTFAADLLDRISNGFISDVIRHGDMEGKLGSTLVLHSVPHTLCDRVMLVGLGKERDFRAKEYREAVRASVRALTQTSASEAVSYLSELTVKKHDVEWMVEQAAVVTLDALYRFDRFKSKQDESVREPRKLTLAVPRRSDLADGEKGLQRGTAIGNGMRLAKDLGNLPGNVCTPSYLAEEARKVAEAFGSEAELLGPAEIAELGMHSFLSVAKGSVEEARLIVLKHSGAKNKEDRPIVLVGKGITFDSGGISLKPGEGMDEMKYDMCGAATVLGAFRAAVEMNLPLNIIAIVPTCENMPAGNAVKPGDIVTSMSGQTIEVLNTDAEGRLILCDALTYAERFGPATVIDVATLTGACVIALGHIATALYSNQDSLARELLAAGEEVADRAWHMPLWDEYQEQLKSPFADMANIGGRPGGSVTAACFLSRFAKAYDWAHLDIAGTAWKGGKDKGATARPVPLLVQFLQDRADIALGNVVRRGRPRREAPEVAEDDQD
- the lptF gene encoding LPS export ABC transporter permease LptF, with protein sequence MVFQKSLTRELTLTALGVFIVLLAIIVSTQAINLLGRAAEGQIANEAVAALIGFWTLGFFPVLMILTVFVSVLVVFTRAWRDHEMVVWLSSGLSLRDWIWPIMRFTLPLAVLVAGVTLFVGPWADQRSQDYAEIIKRREEISAISPGVFKESASSSKVYFIENYSGLHSAATNIFMQDMTEGKVSTIFAKRGYISIKPDGERVLVLEDGKRYVGEPGQADYQIGEFKRYTASLGDSQVATGPASNRQSIPTRALIAGSGNPEYRAELAWRLSMPFSCIFLALLALPLSYYNPRSGHTYNLLFALLAFFLYQNGLTLTRNWVGQDKVGVWAVALVHALMLAAALLLLKHRDRPQAPFSQSMRLMFSKKR